One genomic region from Kineobactrum salinum encodes:
- a CDS encoding ligand-binding sensor domain-containing diguanylate cyclase, with protein sequence MPWHSAVRDRDGNLWLGTYGQGLWRLSPDQQLEEIPLTTTQPGHVFELTEDREGNVWAATMQGAYRLRDSDFLQFGQPEGLADPVFVVTQSPVDDAIWAGSEGSGLFRLGRDGDIRQLGTEQGLSNINVSALLVDPDNTVWAGTFGGGLNRIASDGSISHFSVENKLPDNHVMGLTRSRDGRLWVAANGGLGYLDPGADVFERQHGLPETLLRQIMEDSRGALWIASNSGLIRLQNGESTLWDSSDGLGSSLVSTTYEDADGVLWIGSREAGLARLEGDRLFQYGLQHGLPQLSVLAILEDDQDTLWMSGADGLVSVPRAELNAVARSEADQVRAQLYDETDGLRSAQFLGGFQPAGWRARDGTLWFGSNRGLVAVDPTGFEPAAPVPRPLIEQVRVNGEVIAPAQPLQLPADAHTLEVDYTVPRLGNPEAIRFRYQLEGFDRDWQDVAGRRTAYFTGLTPGKTTLHIAAHLKDSAFDPTRLEQQVSLEIYREPYWYQTWWFLLLACAVVGLALLAIYRFIRHRAGLRERRLELLVGRRTRELQIALSRVEEISRIDSLTGVANRRFLDENLDKAWSQCAAKQVPVSVIMLDLDFFKQYNDSTGHQAGDDCLRRVAESLQAGVLREGDLIARYGGEEFIALLPGADSAAALAGAQRIHSRIGALRIPHPDSPVSDFVSVSVGVATAWPGSAPGTPDLLMQRADRALYAAKSGGRDRVSVWEQGRSSGYGAPD encoded by the coding sequence CTGCCCTGGCATTCGGCGGTCCGCGACCGGGACGGCAACCTGTGGCTGGGCACCTATGGCCAGGGCCTGTGGCGCCTGTCGCCGGACCAGCAGTTGGAGGAGATCCCGCTGACCACCACGCAACCCGGGCACGTGTTTGAGCTGACCGAGGACCGCGAAGGCAATGTCTGGGCCGCTACCATGCAGGGCGCCTACCGTCTGCGGGATAGCGACTTCCTCCAGTTCGGCCAGCCCGAGGGTCTGGCCGACCCGGTTTTCGTGGTGACCCAAAGCCCGGTGGATGACGCCATCTGGGCCGGATCCGAAGGCAGCGGCCTGTTCCGGTTGGGGCGCGACGGCGACATTCGTCAGCTCGGCACCGAGCAGGGCCTGTCCAATATCAACGTATCCGCGCTGCTGGTGGACCCGGACAATACCGTCTGGGCCGGCACCTTTGGCGGTGGTCTCAACCGCATCGCCAGCGATGGCAGCATCAGCCACTTCAGCGTGGAGAACAAGCTGCCCGACAACCATGTCATGGGCTTGACCCGCAGCCGCGACGGACGTCTCTGGGTGGCCGCAAACGGCGGCCTGGGCTATCTTGATCCGGGGGCCGATGTTTTTGAGCGGCAGCATGGCTTGCCGGAGACCCTGCTCCGCCAGATCATGGAAGACAGCCGGGGAGCCCTGTGGATAGCCAGCAACAGCGGTCTGATACGGCTGCAGAACGGCGAATCCACCCTGTGGGACAGCAGCGACGGACTCGGCAGCAGTCTGGTCAGTACCACTTATGAAGATGCCGACGGGGTACTGTGGATAGGCAGCCGCGAGGCCGGGCTGGCGCGCCTGGAGGGCGACCGCTTGTTTCAGTACGGCCTCCAGCACGGCCTGCCGCAGTTGTCGGTGCTGGCCATTCTCGAGGACGACCAGGACACCCTGTGGATGAGCGGCGCCGACGGCCTGGTCAGTGTGCCGCGGGCGGAGCTCAATGCAGTGGCACGGAGCGAAGCGGACCAGGTCCGCGCGCAGTTGTACGATGAAACCGACGGCTTGCGTTCGGCCCAGTTCCTGGGCGGCTTCCAGCCTGCCGGCTGGCGGGCACGGGATGGCACCCTCTGGTTTGGTTCCAATCGCGGCCTGGTAGCGGTGGATCCCACCGGCTTCGAACCGGCGGCACCGGTCCCGCGACCGCTGATAGAGCAGGTACGGGTCAACGGCGAGGTCATCGCCCCGGCCCAGCCCCTGCAGCTGCCGGCGGACGCACATACCCTGGAGGTCGACTATACGGTGCCACGGCTGGGCAATCCCGAGGCGATCCGTTTTCGCTATCAACTGGAGGGTTTTGACCGCGACTGGCAGGATGTGGCCGGGCGTCGCACTGCCTACTTCACCGGCCTCACACCGGGGAAGACAACCCTGCATATTGCCGCCCATCTAAAGGACAGCGCCTTCGACCCGACGCGGCTGGAACAACAGGTATCCCTGGAGATCTACCGCGAACCCTACTGGTACCAGACCTGGTGGTTCCTGCTGCTGGCCTGCGCAGTAGTGGGCCTGGCACTGCTGGCAATCTATCGCTTTATCCGTCACCGGGCCGGCCTGCGCGAACGGCGGCTGGAATTGCTTGTCGGCCGACGCACCCGGGAGTTGCAGATCGCGCTGTCCCGGGTGGAAGAGATTTCCCGCATCGACAGCCTGACCGGTGTCGCCAACCGGCGCTTTCTGGACGAGAATCTGGACAAGGCCTGGAGCCAGTGTGCCGCCAAACAGGTGCCAGTGAGCGTCATCATGCTCGACCTGGATTTCTTCAAGCAATACAACGACAGTACCGGTCACCAGGCCGGCGATGACTGCCTGCGACGGGTGGCAGAATCACTGCAGGCCGGGGTATTGCGCGAGGGCGACCTGATCGCGCGCTACGGTGGCGAGGAATTCATTGCCCTGCTGCCCGGCGCCGACTCGGCCGCGGCACTCGCCGGTGCGCAGCGTATTCACAGCCGCATAGGCGCACTGCGCATTCCTCATCCGGACAGCCCTGTATCGGATTTCGTCAGCGTCAGCGTGGGTGTTGCCACCGCCTGGCCAGGCAGTGCACCCGGCACCCCGGATCTGTTGATGCAGCGTGCCGACCGGGCGCTGTACGCCGCCAAGAGTGGCGGCCGGGACCGGGTCAGCGTCTGGGAGCAGGGCCGGAGCAGCGGCTATGGTGCGCCGGATTAA
- the ppnN gene encoding nucleotide 5'-monophosphate nucleosidase PpnN yields the protein MEKIAHAVINPLSSLNLLSQAEITAFTTARGELYDLYRRCALAILNTDSSKDDAAQIYADYSDFDVRLIPQPRGLRLELFNAPGQAFVDGRMIRGIQEHLFAALRDIVYTDMKMASGVAIDSADATNKVFRILRNATIVRPDLPPRMVVCWGGHAISREEYDYAKQVGYALGLRGMDIVTGCGIGAMKGPMKGAAVGHAKQQIKQGRYIGISEPGIIASESPNAIVNELVIMPDIEKRLEAFVRLAHAIVVFPGGVGTVEEVLYLFSILLHPDNAHSLPVVFAGPEDCADYFAQLEDFLVACLGEDVRRFYQVILGAPEEVGRAVRKAVKDQHVRRRRSQQAYYFNWELEITADLQEPFLPTHANMAALDLRPELPRHELAGQLRRAFSGLVAGNVKAFGIEQVRLHGPYQLHGEPRLLANIDRLLRLLVKQQRMKLGEGARDYRPCYQIAG from the coding sequence ATGGAAAAAATTGCCCACGCCGTCATCAATCCGCTCAGCTCCCTGAATCTGCTGTCGCAAGCCGAGATCACTGCTTTTACCACCGCCCGCGGCGAGCTGTACGACCTCTACCGCCGCTGTGCGCTGGCCATTCTCAACACGGACAGCAGCAAGGACGATGCAGCCCAGATTTACGCCGATTACTCAGACTTTGACGTACGCTTGATTCCCCAGCCCCGGGGGCTGCGTCTGGAACTGTTCAACGCTCCCGGCCAGGCTTTTGTCGATGGACGCATGATTCGCGGCATCCAGGAACATCTGTTCGCGGCGCTGCGCGACATCGTCTACACCGACATGAAAATGGCCTCGGGCGTGGCGATCGACAGCGCGGATGCCACCAACAAGGTCTTTCGGATCCTGCGCAATGCCACTATCGTCCGTCCCGACCTGCCCCCTCGGATGGTGGTCTGCTGGGGTGGCCATGCCATATCCCGCGAGGAATACGATTACGCCAAGCAGGTCGGCTATGCATTGGGCCTGCGCGGTATGGATATCGTCACCGGCTGCGGTATCGGTGCAATGAAAGGGCCGATGAAGGGCGCCGCTGTCGGCCATGCCAAGCAGCAGATCAAGCAGGGTCGCTATATCGGCATCAGCGAGCCCGGTATCATCGCCTCGGAATCACCCAATGCGATTGTCAATGAACTGGTAATCATGCCCGATATCGAGAAGCGGCTGGAGGCCTTTGTACGGCTTGCCCATGCGATCGTCGTGTTTCCCGGTGGCGTGGGTACCGTGGAAGAAGTCCTGTACCTGTTCAGCATTCTGCTGCACCCGGACAACGCTCACAGCCTGCCGGTAGTGTTTGCCGGGCCCGAGGACTGCGCCGACTACTTCGCCCAGCTGGAGGACTTCCTGGTCGCCTGCCTGGGGGAGGATGTGCGCCGGTTCTACCAGGTCATTCTGGGGGCACCCGAGGAGGTCGGGCGCGCTGTGCGCAAGGCGGTCAAGGACCAGCACGTGCGTCGCCGGCGGTCACAGCAGGCCTATTACTTCAATTGGGAGCTCGAGATTACCGCGGATCTGCAGGAGCCGTTCCTGCCTACCCATGCCAACATGGCCGCGCTCGACCTGCGCCCCGAGCTGCCGCGGCATGAGCTGGCGGGACAGTTGCGGCGCGCGTTTTCCGGCCTGGTGGCGGGCAATGTCAAGGCCTTCGGGATTGAGCAGGTGCGGCTGCACGGCCCCTATCAGTTACACGGCGAACCCCGGCTGCTGGCCAACATCGACCGGTTGCTGCGGCTGCTGGTGAAACAGCAGCGGATGAAGCTGGGCGAGGGCGCGCGGGACTACCGTCCCTGTTACCAGATTGCAGGCTGA
- a CDS encoding amidase — MQILYRSAFAIARDIKAGVLSSVEVLDFFLGRVARFNGEINAVVALDEARARERALAADAAAARGEDWGPLHGVPLTIKDAFCTEGLVTVGGSAAHRDHIPTRNAAAVQRYLDAGAIVFGKTNVPFMSGDVQTFNEVYGVTRNPWNPARTCGGSSGGAAAALAAGLTPLELGSDIGGSIRVPSHFNGIFGHKSSQGIVSLAGHLPPGEDVLAEPDLSVAGPLAICVDDLEQALNLLLGPSAQDAPAWRLTLPPAGFTEASGLRVAVWADDPFCPVDSEVLRCVNTVAGTLQHIGAHVDLEARPDIDPEANHHNFMQLMMAVIAETIPEELCELSREMVAGADPEDMTEPLLQMRGLALRHSEWLRQNELRLQARAAWTAFFEDFDVLICPCAPIAAFPPDHSPVMHERSLSVSAEQRPYTDMLRWPGLTLNAGLPATMVPAGLTLDGLPVGVQIVSRYLGDRNTLAAARLLERHHRAFTAPPGYGL; from the coding sequence ATGCAGATACTCTATCGCAGTGCTTTTGCCATTGCCCGGGACATCAAGGCCGGTGTCCTGTCCTCGGTGGAGGTGCTGGACTTCTTCCTCGGCCGCGTCGCCCGTTTCAATGGTGAGATCAACGCTGTGGTCGCGCTGGATGAGGCCCGGGCCCGCGAGCGGGCGCTTGCCGCTGATGCCGCGGCGGCCCGTGGTGAAGACTGGGGCCCGCTGCACGGCGTGCCGCTGACCATCAAGGACGCCTTCTGCACCGAGGGGCTGGTGACCGTGGGTGGCAGTGCTGCGCATCGCGATCATATTCCCACCCGCAATGCCGCCGCGGTGCAGCGCTATCTGGATGCGGGTGCCATCGTCTTTGGCAAGACCAACGTGCCCTTCATGAGCGGTGACGTGCAGACATTCAATGAGGTCTACGGAGTCACCCGCAACCCGTGGAACCCCGCGCGCACCTGCGGCGGTTCCTCCGGCGGTGCCGCTGCCGCCCTGGCGGCCGGCCTGACTCCGCTGGAGCTGGGCAGCGACATCGGTGGCTCCATTCGTGTTCCCAGCCACTTCAATGGGATTTTTGGCCACAAGAGCAGCCAGGGTATTGTTTCCCTGGCAGGCCATTTGCCACCCGGAGAAGACGTGCTTGCCGAGCCGGACCTGTCGGTGGCCGGCCCGTTGGCCATCTGCGTCGATGATCTGGAGCAGGCCCTGAATCTGTTGCTGGGTCCATCGGCACAGGACGCTCCGGCCTGGCGGCTGACGCTGCCCCCGGCTGGCTTCACCGAGGCGTCCGGGTTGCGGGTGGCGGTATGGGCCGACGACCCGTTTTGCCCGGTGGACAGCGAAGTACTGCGCTGCGTCAACACTGTGGCCGGTACCCTGCAACATATCGGTGCCCACGTCGACCTGGAGGCAAGGCCCGATATCGACCCGGAAGCCAACCATCACAATTTCATGCAGCTGATGATGGCGGTGATAGCCGAGACCATTCCTGAAGAGTTGTGCGAGCTGTCCAGGGAGATGGTCGCGGGCGCGGACCCGGAGGATATGACCGAGCCGCTGCTGCAAATGCGCGGATTGGCCCTGCGCCACAGCGAGTGGTTGCGGCAGAACGAACTGCGGCTCCAGGCCCGGGCAGCCTGGACGGCATTCTTCGAGGACTTCGATGTACTGATCTGTCCCTGTGCCCCGATAGCTGCCTTCCCTCCCGATCACAGCCCGGTAATGCATGAGCGCAGCCTGTCGGTCAGCGCCGAACAACGACCCTATACCGACATGCTGCGCTGGCCGGGGCTCACCCTCAATGCCGGCCTGCCGGCGACCATGGTACCGGCAGGCTTGACGCTGGATGGCCTGCCGGTGGGGGTGCAGATAGTCTCGCGATATCTGGGGGATCGCAATACATTGGCAGCGGCCCGCCTGTTGGAGCGGCACCACCGCGCCTTTACCGCACCTCCTGGCTACGGGCTTTAA
- a CDS encoding protein adenylyltransferase SelO: MSSAIPFSNSYVKLPARFYSQLSPTPVAAPGPIRVNRVLARELGLDPDWLASPEGTQVLAGNTVPEGAAPLAAVYAGHQFGSFNPQLGDGRAILLGELVDSSGRQVDLQLKGAGRTPWSRGGDGRSPLGPVLREYIVSEAMAALGVPTTRALAAVSTGEQVFRDRALPGAVLARMAGSHVRIGTFEYFAARKDTEALQTLVDFTLQRHYPERGDSDNAALALLEEAIARQASLIPQWQLLGFIHGVMNTDNTLLSGETIDYGPCAFMDAFDPETVFSSIDQGGRYAYCNQPAIAHWNLACLAQALVPVLHDEPEQAVALAQAAVDRFGELYLDSHSRGLRAKLGLDSEQATDNSLIEDLYTLMAAEASDFTLTFRHLADLADSAGAAGQDIAELQPLPASFEPWLARWQARLAAEPLDPAERQRRMYRANPVFIPRNHLVEEAIAAATDSDDFGPFHRLVERLAEPFTYTPTDQRYALPPEPGERVYQTFCGT, encoded by the coding sequence GTGTCCAGCGCCATCCCTTTCAGCAACAGCTATGTCAAACTGCCGGCACGCTTCTACAGCCAGCTGTCACCGACCCCGGTGGCCGCGCCCGGCCCGATCCGGGTCAATCGCGTGCTGGCGCGGGAGTTGGGGCTGGACCCCGACTGGCTCGCCTCTCCGGAAGGCACCCAGGTGCTGGCCGGGAACACGGTGCCGGAGGGCGCCGCGCCACTGGCGGCCGTCTATGCCGGCCACCAGTTCGGCAGTTTCAACCCACAGCTGGGTGATGGCCGCGCGATCCTGCTCGGGGAGCTGGTCGACAGCAGTGGCCGCCAGGTGGACCTGCAGCTCAAGGGCGCCGGCCGCACCCCCTGGTCCCGCGGCGGCGACGGCCGTTCCCCGCTGGGGCCGGTGCTGCGCGAGTACATCGTCAGCGAAGCGATGGCGGCGCTGGGTGTGCCCACGACCCGGGCGCTGGCGGCGGTGAGCACCGGCGAGCAGGTATTTCGCGACCGCGCACTGCCCGGCGCGGTGCTGGCGCGGATGGCCGGCAGTCATGTCCGCATCGGCACGTTCGAGTACTTCGCCGCCAGAAAGGATACCGAGGCCCTGCAAACCCTGGTGGATTTCACGCTGCAGCGTCACTACCCGGAGCGCGGCGACAGCGACAATGCTGCGCTGGCGCTGCTGGAGGAAGCCATCGCCCGCCAGGCCAGCCTGATCCCACAGTGGCAGTTGCTGGGCTTCATCCACGGCGTGATGAATACCGACAACACATTGCTCAGCGGTGAGACCATCGACTACGGCCCCTGCGCATTCATGGATGCCTTCGACCCGGAAACCGTGTTCAGCTCCATTGACCAGGGCGGCCGCTACGCCTATTGCAACCAGCCCGCCATAGCCCACTGGAACCTGGCCTGCCTGGCCCAGGCGCTGGTGCCGGTACTGCACGACGAGCCGGAACAGGCCGTGGCCCTGGCGCAGGCGGCGGTAGACCGCTTTGGCGAGCTCTACCTGGACAGTCACAGCCGTGGCCTGCGCGCCAAACTCGGCCTGGACAGCGAACAAGCGACCGACAACAGCCTGATCGAGGATCTCTATACCCTGATGGCGGCCGAGGCCAGCGACTTCACGCTGACTTTCCGCCACCTGGCGGACCTGGCCGACTCTGCTGGCGCGGCCGGGCAGGACATTGCCGAGCTGCAGCCGCTGCCCGCCAGCTTCGAGCCCTGGCTGGCACGCTGGCAGGCCCGGCTGGCCGCAGAACCGCTGGACCCGGCCGAGCGCCAGCGGCGCATGTACCGCGCCAACCCGGTGTTCATCCCCCGCAATCATCTGGTCGAGGAGGCCATCGCCGCGGCCACCGACAGCGACGATTTCGGGCCCTTTCACAGGCTGGTCGAGCGGCTGGCCGAGCCCTTCACGTATACCCCGACGGACCAGCGCTATGCCCTGCCCCCGGAGCCCGGGGAGCGTGTGTATCAGACTTTTTGCGGTACCTGA
- a CDS encoding D-2-hydroxyacid dehydrogenase, protein MLGISRGLPAYTAAQAEREWRRELSAELHFGELTGKTMLVVGLGGIGTEIARRAHALGMRVTATRNSSREGPDFVAYVGLSDELHKLAGQADVVVNSLPLTEQTTGLLDRDFFAAVKRGAIYINVGRGKTTVTEELIAALESGQLYGAGLDVIDPEPLPEDSPLWQLPNVIITPHVASAGGASRQRTALIAVENLRRYVAGEALLNLVDMEAGY, encoded by the coding sequence TTGCTGGGTATCAGTCGCGGCCTGCCTGCCTATACCGCGGCCCAGGCCGAGCGCGAATGGCGCCGGGAGCTGTCGGCGGAACTGCATTTCGGCGAGCTGACGGGTAAGACCATGCTCGTCGTCGGCCTGGGTGGTATCGGTACCGAAATCGCGCGCCGCGCCCACGCACTGGGCATGCGGGTCACCGCCACCCGCAATTCCTCCCGCGAGGGACCCGATTTTGTCGCCTATGTGGGCCTGTCCGACGAACTGCACAAGCTGGCCGGCCAGGCCGATGTCGTGGTGAATTCACTGCCCCTGACAGAACAGACCACGGGGCTGCTGGACCGGGATTTCTTCGCCGCGGTCAAGCGCGGCGCGATTTACATCAATGTCGGCCGCGGCAAGACCACGGTCACGGAAGAGCTGATTGCGGCGCTGGAGTCAGGCCAGCTCTACGGTGCCGGCCTCGATGTTATCGACCCGGAACCGCTGCCGGAGGACAGCCCGTTGTGGCAGTTGCCCAATGTCATCATCACTCCGCATGTGGCCTCCGCTGGTGGTGCCAGCCGGCAGCGCACCGCACTGATCGCCGTGGAAAACCTGCGCCGCTATGTGGCTGGCGAGGCCCTGCTGAACCTGGTGGATATGGAGGCGGGCTACTAA
- a CDS encoding ligand-binding sensor domain-containing protein — MRLAPRYILLLSILALLVPGGVLALSPDRLPSQYLYDRYGREHGLPSDTVWVARQDHEGYLWLGTKNGLARFDGVRFTLYNKQAYPEFLSNDVRDIEITADGSLWLATYGGGALRLIDGEFEPLTKADGLADNVVHDIHIGSDGAVWFATALGISRLRDDTITNWTSEDGLADNSTFRVGEDSNGDIWVGTLTNGLSHFDGETFRNYSDGSGLDSTQVHLLFDDPELGLIATTITGSSYRLEAGGPACWRGRCRHNCPGIRRSATGTATCGWAPMARACGACRRTSSWRRSR; from the coding sequence GTGCGACTTGCGCCGCGATATATCCTCCTGCTATCGATCCTGGCGCTGCTGGTGCCGGGAGGGGTCCTTGCGCTCTCCCCGGACCGCCTGCCCAGCCAGTACCTGTACGATCGCTATGGCCGCGAGCACGGCCTGCCCTCCGATACCGTGTGGGTGGCACGCCAGGACCACGAGGGCTACCTCTGGCTGGGTACCAAGAACGGGCTGGCGCGCTTCGACGGGGTCCGATTCACCCTCTACAACAAGCAGGCCTACCCCGAATTTCTGTCGAATGACGTGCGCGACATCGAGATCACTGCCGATGGCAGTCTGTGGCTGGCCACCTATGGCGGCGGTGCGCTACGGCTGATCGACGGCGAGTTTGAGCCGCTGACCAAGGCGGACGGCCTGGCCGACAATGTGGTTCACGATATACATATCGGCAGCGACGGCGCGGTCTGGTTCGCCACGGCACTGGGCATATCCCGACTCCGGGACGACACCATTACCAACTGGACGAGCGAGGACGGGCTGGCCGACAACAGCACCTTTCGGGTCGGTGAGGACAGCAATGGCGACATCTGGGTCGGCACCCTGACCAACGGCCTCAGTCATTTCGACGGTGAAACTTTTCGCAATTACTCTGACGGCAGCGGCCTGGATTCCACCCAGGTGCATCTGCTGTTCGACGACCCGGAGCTGGGACTGATAGCCACCACCATCACCGGCAGCAGCTACCGGCTGGAAGCCGGGGGCCCCGCCTGTTGGCGGGGCCGCTGCAGGCACAACTGCCCTGGCATTCGGCGGTCCGCGACCGGGACGGCAACCTGTGGCTGGGCACCTATGGCCAGGGCCTGTGGCGCCTGTCGCCGGACCAGCAGTTGGAGGAGATCCCGCTGA
- a CDS encoding Rossmann-fold NAD(P)-binding domain-containing protein, translating into MKLHRMLTAAVLVLLTLPAIAQPQSARELIARLDLSAADHPVDSHPRWQPARVVVTLPAGMASAMPDYIDQLRQAAGDTELVLDESGKPSAELLAGADGYIGFCTNELLANADPELLWIHSYAVGMDRCSGAEPALLADRIFTNNKRLSAPLSRNMPSPCCWVSVAACLPIPRPRPSANGAGSCRRNCISAS; encoded by the coding sequence ATGAAATTGCACCGCATGCTCACCGCAGCTGTGCTGGTACTGCTGACCCTCCCGGCCATTGCCCAGCCACAGTCCGCCCGGGAACTGATCGCCAGGCTCGACCTGAGCGCGGCGGATCACCCCGTGGATTCGCATCCGCGCTGGCAGCCCGCCCGTGTGGTCGTCACACTGCCGGCGGGCATGGCCAGCGCGATGCCGGATTATATCGACCAACTGCGGCAGGCCGCGGGTGATACGGAATTGGTGCTGGATGAATCCGGCAAGCCCTCGGCGGAACTGCTGGCCGGCGCTGATGGCTACATCGGATTTTGCACCAATGAGCTGTTGGCCAACGCAGACCCCGAGCTGTTGTGGATACACAGCTACGCCGTCGGTATGGACCGCTGCAGCGGCGCGGAGCCGGCACTGCTGGCGGACCGCATCTTCACTAACAACAAGCGTTTGTCCGCCCCACTATCGCGGAACATGCCATCGCCCTGTTGCTGGGTATCAGTCGCGGCCTGCCTGCCTATACCGCGGCCCAGGCCGAGCGCGAATGGCGCCGGGAGCTGTCGGCGGAACTGCATTTCGGCGAGCTGA
- a CDS encoding AsmA family protein, with protein sequence MLRILLYIIGIPLLLILLAAILLPLVLDEEQLLALAAERLEQSSGAQLTVHGDSRLSLLPRLALTLDEAELALPGKDQPDITVQRLAVEVRLLPLLSGTVAIKGIELAGLVATVPAQPAQPAVDTSTLSDAELDAFYEARRQAVRDAAANSAGAALGLPLALNVQRLNISDARIVLLQADGGEPRMIELVALTATDMNLAGEPAALNLQLRIPGANPVALSLDLRFSADLDQQRVQLQSLVADIEGATRQPLQLRASGPVDLERQVAELELALESGTMTGAGNLRYASFESPQIDTTLQLSELNPALLVLAGPEAATEAGDVEADGDAPLPLHALRLVDTRAALQVERAVFGLHSIEQLQLKLRVVEGIATLETIRGRLHGGELDASAVLNGQHNTARLETRGELTGADTALLLAALEAQPVLSGSASLDWQLTGSGRSRNELVQGLDGTVELTTGGLALEQVGIERLLCQTVAQINQEPLQTELPTRSEFESLTASITLGQGQALLAPLRAELAHLSLLGEGNFDLASAEFNARLEAQLSPDLASLDPACRVNERLTAIAWPVNCSGSPDTAPAGWCKVDSREIIRELASSELQRKAREEGGKLLQRLLQRDQPATEEDNP encoded by the coding sequence ATGCTCCGGATTCTGCTCTATATCATCGGCATCCCGCTGCTGTTGATCCTGTTGGCAGCGATACTGTTGCCGCTGGTACTGGACGAGGAACAGCTGCTGGCGCTGGCAGCCGAACGGCTGGAACAAAGCAGCGGTGCCCAGTTGACCGTGCACGGCGATTCCCGCCTGTCGCTGCTGCCACGGCTGGCACTGACCCTGGACGAGGCGGAGCTGGCCCTGCCTGGCAAAGACCAGCCTGATATAACAGTGCAGCGGCTGGCGGTGGAAGTACGCCTGCTGCCACTGTTGTCCGGCACAGTCGCGATCAAGGGCATCGAACTGGCGGGGCTCGTCGCCACCGTGCCGGCCCAGCCCGCCCAGCCCGCAGTAGACACCTCCACTCTCAGCGACGCCGAGCTGGACGCGTTTTATGAAGCACGCCGCCAGGCCGTGCGGGACGCTGCGGCGAACAGCGCCGGTGCCGCTCTCGGCCTGCCGCTGGCCCTGAATGTACAGCGTCTGAACATCAGCGATGCACGCATTGTGCTGCTCCAGGCCGACGGCGGCGAGCCCCGGATGATTGAGCTTGTAGCGCTGACCGCCACCGACATGAATCTGGCGGGCGAGCCAGCGGCACTGAATCTGCAACTGCGTATTCCCGGAGCAAATCCCGTCGCGCTGTCTCTGGATCTCCGTTTCAGCGCCGACCTCGACCAGCAGCGGGTGCAGCTGCAAAGCCTGGTCGCCGATATCGAGGGCGCAACCAGACAGCCTTTGCAGCTACGGGCGAGCGGACCGGTTGATCTGGAGCGCCAGGTCGCCGAGCTGGAGCTGGCACTGGAAAGCGGCACAATGACCGGCGCAGGCAACCTGCGCTATGCCAGCTTCGAAAGCCCGCAAATAGATACCACGCTGCAACTGAGCGAGCTGAATCCGGCTTTGCTGGTGCTGGCCGGCCCCGAGGCCGCGACTGAAGCCGGAGACGTAGAAGCGGACGGCGATGCGCCGCTGCCGCTGCATGCGCTGCGACTGGTCGATACCCGGGCGGCACTGCAGGTGGAGCGGGCGGTATTCGGTCTCCACAGCATCGAACAATTGCAGCTGAAGCTACGGGTGGTGGAGGGTATTGCCACGCTGGAGACGATTCGCGGCCGCCTGCATGGTGGTGAACTGGACGCCAGCGCCGTGCTCAACGGCCAGCACAATACTGCCCGGCTGGAAACCCGGGGCGAACTGACCGGGGCCGATACTGCACTGCTGCTGGCTGCGCTGGAAGCTCAACCGGTGCTGAGCGGCAGCGCCAGCCTCGACTGGCAACTCACCGGCAGCGGGCGCAGCCGCAATGAGCTGGTTCAGGGGCTGGATGGCACGGTGGAGCTCACTACCGGGGGGCTGGCACTGGAACAGGTCGGGATCGAGCGCCTGCTCTGCCAGACAGTTGCCCAGATCAATCAGGAGCCGTTGCAGACCGAGCTACCCACCCGCAGCGAGTTCGAATCGCTGACCGCCAGTATCACGCTGGGGCAAGGCCAGGCACTGCTGGCCCCGCTGCGGGCGGAGCTGGCCCACCTGAGCCTGCTCGGCGAAGGCAACTTCGATCTCGCCAGTGCTGAATTCAACGCCAGACTGGAGGCACAACTGTCGCCCGACCTGGCCAGTCTGGATCCCGCCTGCCGGGTGAACGAGCGCTTGACGGCGATTGCCTGGCCGGTGAACTGTAGCGGCAGCCCCGACACCGCACCCGCCGGCTGGTGCAAGGTCGACAGCCGCGAGATCATCCGCGAGCTGGCCAGCAGCGAACTGCAGCGCAAGGCCAGGGAGGAAGGCGGCAAGCTGCTGCAGCGGCTGCTGCAACGCGATCAGCCCGCCACAGAGGAGGACAACCCATGA